GGCTCGAAGAAATCCCTCTCTACGCCATGCTCGAGACACCAATCGATGCCCTCAATGGTCGTGCACGCCGTCTCGGCCGAAGACTGCGTGCTCGCGGTGTGCCGGTTCGGGGACGGACAACCCGAGCGACACTGGGCGGGGGCACGACACCCGAGGAGACGCTGCCAAGCTATGGCCTCGGCCTCGACGGTGGCCAAGAGCTCGCCGACAGGCTGCGGGCTCAGACACCACCGGTTGTTGCTCGCATCGAGGATGACGAGGTGGTGCTCGACCTGAGAACGGTCTTCCCCGCTCAGGACCGGAGCCTCGAAGAGGCGCTGGTGGCCGCCTACCAGGGGCTGTAACTGAGCCAGGCCGCCGGCGCGTAAAGCCAGAGGATGACTGCCAGGGCCAGAAAGGTGCCAAACGGCAACGCAGTCTTGCCCGAGCCGCGGCCGACCACGATCATCCCGAGTCCCACCAGAGCTCCCGTGATCGACGCAACAACGAGCACCCCGACCACACCGTGCAGGCCGACCACTGAGCCAATGGCAGCAAGGTACTTGACATCACCCCAACCCATCCCCTCGATGCCTCTCAGCAGCTTGTAAATGACAATCACCAAGATTGGCAGCAAAGCACCTACGGTAGCCCCTGCCAACGAATCGAGCCACCACGTGTAGCCACCCAATAACGAACACACGAGGCCGAAGACGATCGACGGATAGGTGAGAACGTCGGGAAGGATCTGGAAGTCGAGATCAATCAAACCAAGCGTGACCGAAACCCACGCGAAGATTACGACCTCGAAACCGGTCACACTGAGGCCCCAGCGTGCGACGGCGGCCACCGCCAGAAGCCCACTAACGAGTTCGACCAGAGGGTAGCGAAAAGAGATGGGAGCCTTGCACTCCCGACAACGGCCGCGCAGAAGAACCCACGAGATGAGAGGGATGTTGTCGTACCACCGGATCGGAGTCGAACACGCCGGACACGAGGACGGCGGCGTGCGCACGATCGAGATCTCCCGAGGAAGCCTGTAAATGATCACGTTGAGAAAGCTCCCCACGACCGCCCCGAAAGCGAATGCGAAGGCCATCACGAACGGTTGTTCGAAATCACCCATCGGTAGAGCTCCCCCTGTTGCCGCACCATGAGATCTCGATCGAACTGTTGCAGGCCCCTACGCGCCGCCGCCCCCATCCGCTCCCTCAGATCCGCATCCCTCAGCAGGCGGGTCACTGCGTCGGCCAAGGCCACGATATCCCCGGCCGCGACAAGGTATCCGTTGTCGTCCGGTCGTACCACCTCGATCGTTCCGTCGACCGCGGTCACCACCACCGGCACCCCGGCTGCCAAAGACTCCACCACCGAGCAGGGCAAGCCCTCGTGCCGCGACGTCAGCACCGAAACATCGGTTGCCGCAAGAAGCCCGGCCACATCGTCCCACCATCCGCTGAAGACGATGCGCTCCGCGACCCCGAGCTCCCTCGCGAGGCTCTCGGCGGCCCTCCGTAAAGGGCCATCACCAGCCATCACGAACCACACCTCTGGATTCCCCTCATGGACCGAGGCTGCAACCCGAACGAAGTCCAGCGGCGCCTTCTGCGGTTTGAAATTGCCCACCTGGGTCACCAGCCGTGCGTCCGCCGGCACGCCCAGCTTTCGTCTCACTGCGTCCCCGCCCGCGGCGCCCGCAAACTGCGCGAGGTCGATGCCGGCTCGGATCACCTGCGAGTTGCCCTCATCGAACAACCCCAGGTCGATGCCGCGCTTGCGATCGACCTCGGAAACCGTCACGAATTTGGTGGTGAAGCGTGACATGACCCTCTCGGCAGTCCGAAAGGAGATGCGTTCCATGGTCGATTGGAGCGGTGTGAAACCGAAGCCATGGACGGTGTGCACCGCCGGAACCCCCTCGAGACGGGCCGCGATCCGGCCCAGAATGCCCGCCTTGGAAGAATGGGTATGGATCACCTGGGGCCGGAAGGAGCGCGTCGCGCCGCGCAAGGAGGTCAGCGCCCGAATGTCTGAAAGGGGCGCGACCGGCCGGACAAGAGAATCAATCGGAAATTGTGTGAGATCGCGAATCTCCGCCGCCTCTTGGTCGAGAAGATCCCCGGGGCCCCAGGCCAGCGCGACATCGAACACCTTTCGATCGAGGGCCCTGGCCGTGTGCAGCACCACTCGCTGCGCGCCGCCCAACTCGAGCCGGGTGATGGCGAGCAGGACCCTGATGCGATCAGTCACTGCGGGACCGTCCACCGTCTACTCAGCCGCCGCCAGCCGACGGGCCGCCGACATGCCATCGAGAATCGCATCTTCCATCGCCGAGTATTTCCACTCGGCCCATCGTCCCGAGAGGGTTACATCGTACTTTCGGAAGAAGCTCCTCAGCTGCGCCACCGCCTCACGTCGAGAGTGGTCGAAGACAACATAGGCGGGGTCGAGGACCGTGATTCTTCGCACCTGAAGAGCGCTCTCGTCGAGCAGGCCAACTTCTGCCAGCGCCTTCTGCGCTTTCTCGGCGAGAGACACGACGTCGCCCTCATCCGGATCCAGGCTCATTTCCAACGAAACTGTGTGACAGCCGTGAGGTGCGAGATCCCCGTGATTCGAAGGAAATCCCACCCGGTAGAAGGGAAGCTCGGAATCCGGGAAGTAGAGCCAATGCTGTTCCGACGGAGCCGGTCCCGCGACACCGAGCGCGAAATTGACGACTCGCACCCATCTCAGGGCTCGTCTGGCGGCGGCCACTTCTTCCGGCAGCGTATCGCTAACGAGATCGACGAGGGCTGGGAGCGATATGGTCGACACGGTCTTCTTCCACCCCACGCGCTCTCCATCCGCAATCTCCACCCACCTTTCCCCGAGATGGACCCGAACGACCTCATGCTCGAGCCGGAGATCCGTCACTCGCTCCGCAATCGTGCTTGGCAGCAGATCGATGCCGCCCTTTTTCGGATAGCGAAAGGTGGCGTTATAGCCGACATCTTCGTCGTGCAGGCCGAGGGCGCCGTTGACCACGTCCTCCAGCCTCGGTTTCGGAACGTAGCGACCAACCCAGTCGAGGCTCAGCTCGTCGGGGCGAGCACGATACAGCTTCGAGTTGTAGGGAAAGAAGAAATGCTCGGCGAGGCCTGCTCCGAACCTCCCGAGAACCCACTTTTCGAAATCGGCCGGTTCATCGGCCGGCTCCTCCGACCACGCGCGGATGAATCCGAGCAGGCAGTCGCGACGCACCTCGGGTGCGAGGCCGTGGGTGTTGATCTGTACCGGATAGGGGGTAGACCGGCCACCGATGACGACCGCTGCCTTCCGCTCATGGATCCCCAGTTGGGACCACAGGCCGATCGCCTCCAGATAATCCGCCGTTTCCTGGCGCGCCACGTGCAACAGGTGGCCGGTGTAATCGAAGACATAACCCTGATCGGCGATGCTTCGGCATGCACCACCCGGCTCGTTCTCGCGCTCCAGCACTATCGGTGGCGACCCCGATCGCTCCAGCTGCTCCGCGGCCACCAGACCCGTGAGGCCACCACCGAGAATCAGCGTCCTCTCCATCACGACTCCATCGGCACCATTGCCAGCCAGACCAGAAGGCCGGCTGTGGCGACGCCGACGATGCCCGTCAGCACGAGCGTGGTCATCGGATCGAGGTAGAGCACCACCAGGCCGATGGCTCCGAAGACAACCGCAACCGCATAGCTGACGACCACTGTTCCGGCGGTCCAGTCGTCGAGGCGCTTGCGTACCCGAAGTGGGAAGTGGTCCGGGCTCCCGTAGTAAATCTTGCGCCCCGACTTGATTCTCAGCACCACCACGTAGGCGGTGTCGATGATGGGCACGGCGAGGATGTAGAGCGGCGCCAACCAGCCGACGGGGTTGTTTTGTGTGTAATCCATCACCATCGCCAGCGCGCCGAGCGTGAGCCCGAGGAACAAGCTCCCGCAGTCACCGAGATAAATCGTTGCGGGATAGAAGTTCGAGCGGAGGAAACCGAGCAGTGCGCCGATCAATGCGACCGTAAACGCGGCCACCATGAGGCGGCCGTTGAGCAGCGCCACCACCAGCAGGAAAGTGGCGGATATGACTCCCAAACCGCTCGCCAGGCCGTCCATGATATCGACCAGATTGAATGCGTTGGAGAGCCCGACCAACCACACCACGGTAACCACGAGCTGCAGCCACCACGGCATGATCGCGACCTGGACCATGATGCCTGACTTGATGAGCACGAAGACCGCCACGACCTGGCCAATGACCTTCGGTTTCGGCGTCAACGCACCGAAGTCGTCGATCAGGCCGACCGTCATGACGATGGTCGAGGCAAGCAACAGGGCCAGCAAGTCCTGGTCGAATTCGAAGGTCATCCCGATAGAGAGGAGGAAGGCTATGAAAACGGCCAGCCCTCCGAGGTAGGCCACCGGCTCTCGGTGTTTCTTGAGAGCACCGTCAGGCCGGTCGACCACTCCGAATCGGAGGGCCGCTTCTCGTGCCATCGGTGTCCCGACCAAAGCGAGGAGGTAGGCGAGCACGAAACCGAGGATGAGGCGAATCGTCATGGCAGCTCGTGCAACCTCCGTCGGCCGGATTTGTTCGGCTTCCTCCACTCGCGCATCACCATCGGCCACCGCCGGCGCAGGTGCCCAAGGAGCGACGGCCGACGCAAAACGCCCGCCACCGTAACACTCGAATCCCATATCAAGAGTAGGGGGAGGCGCATCAGAAGATCAAGAGGGTGGAGATGGCGGATCAGCGTCATCCAGCGATTCGAAAGAATGTGGGCCTCGAGGGCCGGAGGACGCCGCCAACGGAGCGGACCTCCCCCTGTTGAAGCGCCCGCCCCACGGCGGTGGGTTCCCACGGCTTCGGGGCAGCTCCGAATTCGCCAGCCCGAGTTGACAAGTCGCCAACCGAGCTCCAGGTCCTCCCAGAAGCAAAAGAAGTGCTGTGCCCACGGACCGTGTTCTTCTGCTACCGACTCCAGCGCGTCGCGGCGAAAGACGGCCAGCGCACCGCAGGCGGACAACACGTCCGTCGCCCTGAGAAGATCGCGAGTCGGGGGTTGCCCGTAACCTAGGTCTTCCACCTCCAGATTCCACGGCTTCAGGCGTTGACCCACGGTGTCTACGGTCCGGTCATTGCTTCGCATCAGGAGCGGCGCGACACAAGCCAGGGTGGGGTCCGCCTCCAATTCGGCAACGGCTTTTTCGAGACAATCTGAAGCAATGACCACGTCCGGGTTGAGGAAGGCGAGATGCTCACACTCACCACCGATTTCTCGAAAGCCACGGTTGCATCCCCCGGCAAATCCGCTGTTGGGCTCCTCGACGACTAGCTTCACCCGAGGATCGTCGAATTCCCGAACGAACTCCCGGGAGTTGTCTTCGGAAGCGTTGTCCACTACGACTACCTGTTCGAGGCCATCAGCCCTGAGAAGCGCCTCGATGCAGAGCGGGAGGTCTTCGGCTGAGTTATGGCTCACCACCACCGCACCGATTCTCACTGGACAGCTCCTGACTGAGATGCAATCCGGGGAAGGCAAGCCATCAATTGATTATAAGGGGCGGTGGGACCGGACAGCATTCGCAAGATATTTCAACTGCGAGACGTAGCTGCGACAATGGTTGGGATGGCGAACGGCCCCTCCGCAGATGCATCGTCGATCGCGAACCGCGGTTGGCTGCAGCTCCTCCTGCTGCTGGCGATTATCGCGGTGTTGCTTTCTCCGGCCTTGCGTGCCGAGTTTCTGTGGGACGACTTCAAACAGATCGCCGAATCACCCACGATCGACGATCTTGGGAGAATCCCGTTCTACTTCACCCACAATGTCGTGGAGTCGGCCGGCGGCGAGGGTCGGGGAGCCGAAGGCGTCGACACCTATCGGCCACTCTTCATGGTTACCCTGGCCGCGGTTTACCAGGTCAATGGACCCGACCCCTTCTGGTTCCACGCGTCCGTGCTGGCGGCCCACCTGCTCGTGTGCGCGCTGCTGTGGTGTCTCGCCATCCGCTGGATCGACTCGAGTCTCGCAGCGGCGATCGCGGTTTTCTTCTTCGCCTGCCACCCGGTCACCGCAGAAGCCTACTTGTGGCCATCCGCCCTACCGGAACCACTGGCCGCAGCTGGTCTTCTCGGCGCCGTGCTCATCCTCGATCATCTCTCGCCATACGGTCGACAGCGATCTCGGGCGTGGGTCGTGGCGACCGTCGCCGGAATCGTGTTCTTTGCCGGTCTCCTGAGCAAAGAGATCGTGCTAGCTGGCCTGTTGGCGCTCGGTCTCTTCCTCGTCGCGTCGCGAAAGGTACTGGTGCGGTATCTCATGCCGGCCACGGTCGCCGTGATCGTCTTCCTGGTCATGCGTGCGGCAGCCCTCGATGGGATGCAGGCGGCAGGAGCAGATGCGACGCAACGCATCCAGGCCCTCAAGGTCTACCCGGTTCTTCTCGTCGATGGCCTTCACTCGATGCTCACCATGCAGCCGATCGGCATTCGTCATCTGTCATGGGAGTACGCGGGTGTCAGCTGGAGCACGAGCTGTCTGGCTGCAGCTCTTTGCGTGGTGATCCTCGTCGTCACGATCATCGCCCGGCGAATCGCGCCCTTGGCCCCGACCGCAGCATTGACTACGGGGCTGATGCTTGCCCCAATCGCGTTGGTGGCAACGGTTCCCGGGTGGGGCGGCTTCGGCAGATACCTCTATGTGCCGCTTGCCGTGACCAGCCTCGCGCTGGCCGACCTTGGTCTGGCGGCCCACACGAAGCTTGAAACCAGCCGCCCGCTGTTCCGCTGGGCGGTACCGGCAATCGTAGCAGTTGTCATCATCTCCGAAATCGTCGGCCTGCAGCGTGCCCTTCACGTCTATGCCAATCAGGAAAATCTCGCGCGCGCCGCGATCGAGATCTTCCCCGACGGACCGGATGGCTGGGAGTGGCTCGGCAACGTGTACCTCGATCGTGGTGAATTGGAGGCCGCACGCGAGTGCTACCGCGAGGCCACCGAGCGAGCGCCGGAGCTTTACCGCCCACGTCACAACCTCGCCGCCGCCCTCCTCTACACCGGACACCCCGCCGAAGCCCTCGAACAGCTCGAGATTCTCAACTCCCTCCATCCTCCGACCGGGCCCGGATCGAAGGTCGCCGTCGACGCTTTGATGGCGTTAGGACGATGGGACGAGGCCGGCGAACGGTTGGTGCTCAGCCTCGACAGGGACCCCAACTACGGCCCACTCGGTGAAACTGCTTCGCGTCTGCTTGACCAACATCCCCATCAAACCGAATTTAGGGCGTGGCTTGAGTATGAGCTCGGATTGCCTGAACACCGGAAGGCCGCAATTGTCCTGCGACCGATGTTGGGGATTGACGAATGATCAAAGCGGCAAAGCGAAAGAGGACAATCACCGCTTGGGCTTTGGGTCTGTTGTTCTGCCTGGCGTGCGCCCCCGCTCAAAAGCGATCAGCAGCAGCCGAGCACGTCCGGGTCGGTCATCAACATCTGGCCGACGGACGGGTCGCTGCCGCAGAGGCCGAGTTCGAGAAGGCAGTTCAGCTCGACCCAGCTGCGGTCGAAGCGCACGTTCAGCTGGCCAACATATGTGTCATGCGCGGCCGTGTCGCCGAGGCTGAGGAGAGATTCGCGTCTCTGTTGGATCGCTATCCTGAAAGCTCTCTGGTACTCAGCGGGTGGGGAAAGCTGCTCGCTGCTACCGGCAGACTCGAGCAGGCCGAGCCGGTGTTGCGGCGCGCGGTTGAGTCCGAAAACCCATCTCTGGACGCAGCCATGGATCTCGCAACAGTCCTGGCCACACTCGGCCGTATTGAAGAGGCGCTCGCCGCCTATGAGCGAGCATCGGATCTCGGTGCGTCTACCTCGATTCCGTTCTTGATCGGCTGGTCCGAGGTGCTGGACCGGGCTGGTCGACCAGACGATGCCATCGAGAAGCTCGAGATGTCGGCGAGCATGGACCCCGACAATCCTGAAGTCCTTGAAGGTCTGGGCAGAGCGTATCTCGAGACAGGTCGGCCAGAGGAGGCCGTCAGTATTCTACGTCGAGCGCTGGCAGCCACTCAGCCGGGCTCAGATCTTTATGCCACTCGACGTCAGGCTTTCGAAAAAGCCAATACGGCAGTACCCCGGCGCAGAGCTCATCCGACGATGCCAAATGTGCTGCTGATCGTGATCGACACCTTGAGATCGGACCACGTGGGCGCTTATGGTTACCCTTACCCGACAACTGCGAATATCGATCGCCTCGCAACAAGGTCAGTGGTGTTCGAGACGGCCGTCAGCCAGGCGCCTTGGACTGCGCCCGCTATCGCCTCGCTCTTCACCGGGCTTTACCCTTCAGTTCACGGGCTGGACGGAGGAATCCGATGGAGCGAGCCGGCGACGTCCAACGGCGGGAATCTCCCGTTTGCGGTTCAGAAGACTCTCCCGCCGGGACATCAGACGATGGCCGAGCTGTTCCACAGGGCTGGCTACACAACCGCGGGTTTTGTGTCCAACCTCTATGTCAATGCGATCTTTGGCTTCGCTCAGGGTTTTGATCATTTCGACGACTCGCACGAAGACTATCTTTTCCCGGATGGCGAAGCCAAGCGGCGAGCAGAGGTCACCAACCAACGAGTCTTCGACTGGTTGTCATCAGGAGTCGAAGAGCCGTGGTTCCTCCTTGTTCACTACAACGACCCCCACTGGCCCTACGAACCACCATCTCCCTACGGACAAAGCTTCACCTTCGGCTACAACGGTTCTCTGACACCCAACACGACTCGTGAGATCGTGGTCACTCACCACGAGGTTCCTCCTCCCATTTCTGAACAGGATCTGGCCTATATTGTGGGCCTCTATGACGGCGAGATCCAATACATGGACGCACAGCTCGGCCAGCTCCTGGAGGCCGTTGGCGGCCTGCAGCTGAAGCGCGATCTCGTGTCGGTGGTGACGGCCGACCATGGTGAGGAATTCCTCGATCATGGGGCCTTCAACCATGGCTACACCCTGTATGAGGAGCAGACCTCGGTACCATTCATCATTTCCGCGCCTTCGAGGCTGAAACCATGCCGAATTTCCCAGCAGGTTCGCCTTATCGATGCTGCGCCGACTCTTCTGGACCTCGCACGCATCGACCTATCAGGCGCTCGTTTTCAGGGGCGGAGCCTCCTCCCACTCATAAACGGATCGGATACCGATGCCCTTGATGCATTCAGCGAAGCAACCAACTTCGGCGGTCAGTACGCGATTCGAAGTGCAGGCTCGATGAAGCTGATTCACTCACTGGCATCTCAATCGTGGCTTCTTTTCGACCTCCGGACCGATCCTCGTGAACAAGATGATCTGAGTGCACGACACTCGACAGAAGTCCAAGAATTGTCCTCTCGGATCGACGCCTGGCGAGAGAGAAACCGCCTTCTCCATCGTGCAATCGGTGCCTCGGAAACCGCGCTCGACCACGTGGTCCTGGATGAAAAAACGCAGCAGGGGCTCCAGGCACTTGGCTATATCGATCCCTGAAGAACGCGCTCCATTCGATCAAGATGCCGTTCGACCGAAAAATCTGTCCGCGCCCGCCGGCGTCCCGCTTCGCCGAACCGACCACGGAGACCTTCGTCTTTCGTGAGCTGCAAAATCGCGCTCGTGAGGCCGGCCACATCGCCTGGCGGGCACAAAATGCCCGTTCCACCGTCGATTACCATCTCCGGCACTCCGCCGTTTGCGTAGGCTACCACCGGCTTGCCGACGGCCATGGCTTCCATCACCACTCGCGGCAAGGGATCCGGCCACAGCGTCGTCAGTGCGAGTCCGTCTACCGCCGCCATGAGTTCCCATATCTCCGGCTGTGGAGGCACGATTCGCATTCGTTCAGCTGCGGGCCCGCTATCGATTTCATTTCGTAATGTGCCGACGAAGGACGACGAGCCGTGACCCGCGATCAGGAACCAGGCATCGGAACATTTTTCGGACACCCGATGAGCGGCACGCACGAAGTCAACCGCGCCCTTGTGTTGCACGAGCTGGCCGAACCACCCGAATACCGTCGCCCCAGACGGAAGATCGAATCGCGCACGCGCCGATGCGCAATCGGGGAGGGTGTCGGGAATCTCGACGCCGTTGTGGATCACCTCCAACGAAACCCCGAGACCTTCCGCACGAATCCAATCCGCAACCGCCTCACTCACCGCGACGATCCGATCTGCATCGCGACGCAGCCGGCCGGCAAACCAGCGACGCCGTGCACCCGGAGGGAGGATTTCGTGGACATGCCACACCACTGGTCGCCCGGACGCTCGTGCTGTGGCCGCACCTCGGAGGTGGGGGAGGCAGTTGACGTACACAACGTCGGGGTCGAACTCGGAAAAGAAAGACGCCAGAGAGCCCGTCCCGGGGTCTGGAAGCAGAAAGCGCGCGCCGCGCACCAGCTGTCTCCACGCCGGCTGACGATCCGCCTGCACGAGCCAGCAGCACCGGACTGGAATTCGCCGGACCTCGATACCGGAATCCTCGAGGGGAGAGTCGAACGCCCACGGGCCGGGAACCGACACCGCCACCTGGTGGCCACGCCCGACAAGCCCTCGGGCGACGAGCTCGAGCACTCGCTCAGCACCGGTAGGCGCCGTTCTCGAAGCGAGATGGGAAAGCATTGCAACCTTCATCGACAGATCCAATACGGCCGTATCCCGGTAATTCCCCACATCAGGCACGGCTTCCGATCTGAACTGAGTCGCGAGACCAGCCGCAAGCAGCCTTGACCGCCGTGGCGGCCGCGTCACGAAGGCTACGGCCTACGACCAACGAGAATCTCGTCGGACCGAGAGCGCGCCTCCACGTTCGGTTGCGCTTTGCCGATGTGGCCCATCGTTGTTCAAGCCGCGCAAGAATATCCGGCCCTTCAATCTTCGAGACGTGTTCGAAGGCGGTAATCAAGGCCGGATCGGAGTACTCGCTGGCGGTTGCCGGCAGCTCTCTCCGAAAAACCATGTCGGCCGCCAGCATCGCCAAACCCAGTCGAGAGTCTCCAGTTCGTTCGAAATGTCGCCACACCCGATCCAGGTACTGCCATTGAATGCGCGCATCATGGGGCCTGGAATCGAGCAGTCCTCGGTAGGCCTGTGATGCCTGCAAAGCCCGGTGAGCTCCGAAGTGGAACGCCTGCAGCGGCGAAGGATCGCTCGCGTGCAGAACCAGGTCCCTTGGAGGGTTCATGACCATCACCTTCTCTCCCGGAAACTCGGGGTCGGGATCAACGTAGAGGGTCTCCCGGTGCTTATTCCAATGGACCCGATTGGAAAAAAGATGAGCACCGATAATCTGGCTTTCGGTCATCCAGTCGGTCACCGCAAATACCAGATGATCGAGGCGCGGCCGCCGTTCGAAAACCTGAACCAGATCTGCAAGAACTTCGCGGTCGGCGAGAATCATGTCTGCGTCGAGTTTGAGGAAGAGGTCGTGGTTTCCTCGTTCGGCCATTACCGTTTGATACAGCCGGGCGTGTGCCTCGGCGTTCGGCAGGCCCTCGAACAACCTGTGCTCCCAGGATGTGTAACTCTGGTTCTCGAGAGAATTTCGGCATCGCCCGAACTCCGCTTCACCGGAATAGAGAGTCAGGACGAGTACGGAGGGGCGGACATTTGACGGCATTTCGGGCGGTCGTGCCACAGCCGAATTATAGGCCACGGTGTAAATCGAACCATCCGTGTTTGTATGATTGTGTTGCACAAGCATGCGGGATGTCGGCGATGGTTTGTCGTGGATTCTCAGCCGTTACCGGGTGCGCCTTCTCCTGCGGGCGGCCGGGCGGCTCGGGGAGATCCTCCGTTATTCGACGGTACGACCACCGCAGGATCAACGATTTCACATAGTCTCAGCGCAGCGCAACATGGGCGAGACGGCCGTTCGCTGCCTTGAATCGGTCAAAAACCAGAATTATCCGAAGCACCTCGTTCAGCACGTGATTATCGATGACGCGTCCACGGACGAAACTCCAGAGATCATCAACAACTGGATTCAGGCGCACCCCGATCAACGGGTGACTTTCATCCACAACACCAAGCGCATCGGAATGCTCGGGAATAATCTCGCCGGCTTTCGCACAGCAAACGACACCGACATCGGTATCGAACTCAACGGTGACGATTGGCTGCCCGACTCGGGGGTCCTTCGATTTTTCAACAAGGTATATAACGAACACGACGTATGGATGACGTACAACTCTCTGCGGCAGACAGACGGAACGGTTCTCTTCCAGTTACCGCCTCCGCGAGAGGTGCGCAGGCTTCGTAGTTATCGCCAAGCGCCG
The window above is part of the Acidobacteriota bacterium genome. Proteins encoded here:
- a CDS encoding tetratricopeptide repeat protein, which translates into the protein MANGPSADASSIANRGWLQLLLLLAIIAVLLSPALRAEFLWDDFKQIAESPTIDDLGRIPFYFTHNVVESAGGEGRGAEGVDTYRPLFMVTLAAVYQVNGPDPFWFHASVLAAHLLVCALLWCLAIRWIDSSLAAAIAVFFFACHPVTAEAYLWPSALPEPLAAAGLLGAVLILDHLSPYGRQRSRAWVVATVAGIVFFAGLLSKEIVLAGLLALGLFLVASRKVLVRYLMPATVAVIVFLVMRAAALDGMQAAGADATQRIQALKVYPVLLVDGLHSMLTMQPIGIRHLSWEYAGVSWSTSCLAAALCVVILVVTIIARRIAPLAPTAALTTGLMLAPIALVATVPGWGGFGRYLYVPLAVTSLALADLGLAAHTKLETSRPLFRWAVPAIVAVVIISEIVGLQRALHVYANQENLARAAIEIFPDGPDGWEWLGNVYLDRGELEAARECYREATERAPELYRPRHNLAAALLYTGHPAEALEQLEILNSLHPPTGPGSKVAVDALMALGRWDEAGERLVLSLDRDPNYGPLGETASRLLDQHPHQTEFRAWLEYELGLPEHRKAAIVLRPMLGIDE
- a CDS encoding glycosyltransferase family 4 protein, yielding MTDRIRVLLAITRLELGGAQRVVLHTARALDRKVFDVALAWGPGDLLDQEAAEIRDLTQFPIDSLVRPVAPLSDIRALTSLRGATRSFRPQVIHTHSSKAGILGRIAARLEGVPAVHTVHGFGFTPLQSTMERISFRTAERVMSRFTTKFVTVSEVDRKRGIDLGLFDEGNSQVIRAGIDLAQFAGAAGGDAVRRKLGVPADARLVTQVGNFKPQKAPLDFVRVAASVHEGNPEVWFVMAGDGPLRRAAESLARELGVAERIVFSGWWDDVAGLLAATDVSVLTSRHEGLPCSVVESLAAGVPVVVTAVDGTIEVVRPDDNGYLVAAGDIVALADAVTRLLRDADLRERMGAAARRGLQQFDRDLMVRQQGELYRWVISNNRS
- a CDS encoding sulfatase-like hydrolase/transferase — its product is MIKAAKRKRTITAWALGLLFCLACAPAQKRSAAAEHVRVGHQHLADGRVAAAEAEFEKAVQLDPAAVEAHVQLANICVMRGRVAEAEERFASLLDRYPESSLVLSGWGKLLAATGRLEQAEPVLRRAVESENPSLDAAMDLATVLATLGRIEEALAAYERASDLGASTSIPFLIGWSEVLDRAGRPDDAIEKLEMSASMDPDNPEVLEGLGRAYLETGRPEEAVSILRRALAATQPGSDLYATRRQAFEKANTAVPRRRAHPTMPNVLLIVIDTLRSDHVGAYGYPYPTTANIDRLATRSVVFETAVSQAPWTAPAIASLFTGLYPSVHGLDGGIRWSEPATSNGGNLPFAVQKTLPPGHQTMAELFHRAGYTTAGFVSNLYVNAIFGFAQGFDHFDDSHEDYLFPDGEAKRRAEVTNQRVFDWLSSGVEEPWFLLVHYNDPHWPYEPPSPYGQSFTFGYNGSLTPNTTREIVVTHHEVPPPISEQDLAYIVGLYDGEIQYMDAQLGQLLEAVGGLQLKRDLVSVVTADHGEEFLDHGAFNHGYTLYEEQTSVPFIISAPSRLKPCRISQQVRLIDAAPTLLDLARIDLSGARFQGRSLLPLINGSDTDALDAFSEATNFGGQYAIRSAGSMKLIHSLASQSWLLFDLRTDPREQDDLSARHSTEVQELSSRIDAWRERNRLLHRAIGASETALDHVVLDEKTQQGLQALGYIDP
- a CDS encoding undecaprenyl/decaprenyl-phosphate alpha-N-acetylglucosaminyl 1-phosphate transferase, coding for MTIRLILGFVLAYLLALVGTPMAREAALRFGVVDRPDGALKKHREPVAYLGGLAVFIAFLLSIGMTFEFDQDLLALLLASTIVMTVGLIDDFGALTPKPKVIGQVVAVFVLIKSGIMVQVAIMPWWLQLVVTVVWLVGLSNAFNLVDIMDGLASGLGVISATFLLVVALLNGRLMVAAFTVALIGALLGFLRSNFYPATIYLGDCGSLFLGLTLGALAMVMDYTQNNPVGWLAPLYILAVPIIDTAYVVVLRIKSGRKIYYGSPDHFPLRVRKRLDDWTAGTVVVSYAVAVVFGAIGLVVLYLDPMTTLVLTGIVGVATAGLLVWLAMVPMES
- a CDS encoding glycosyltransferase family 2 protein → MRIGAVVVSHNSAEDLPLCIEALLRADGLEQVVVVDNASEDNSREFVREFDDPRVKLVVEEPNSGFAGGCNRGFREIGGECEHLAFLNPDVVIASDCLEKAVAELEADPTLACVAPLLMRSNDRTVDTVGQRLKPWNLEVEDLGYGQPPTRDLLRATDVLSACGALAVFRRDALESVAEEHGPWAQHFFCFWEDLELGWRLVNSGWRIRSCPEAVGTHRRGAGASTGGGPLRWRRPPALEAHILSNRWMTLIRHLHPLDLLMRLPLLLIWDSSVTVAGVLRRPSLLGHLRRRWPMVMREWRKPNKSGRRRLHELP
- a CDS encoding FAD-dependent oxidoreductase, translating into MERTLILGGGLTGLVAAEQLERSGSPPIVLERENEPGGACRSIADQGYVFDYTGHLLHVARQETADYLEAIGLWSQLGIHERKAAVVIGGRSTPYPVQINTHGLAPEVRRDCLLGFIRAWSEEPADEPADFEKWVLGRFGAGLAEHFFFPYNSKLYRARPDELSLDWVGRYVPKPRLEDVVNGALGLHDEDVGYNATFRYPKKGGIDLLPSTIAERVTDLRLEHEVVRVHLGERWVEIADGERVGWKKTVSTISLPALVDLVSDTLPEEVAAARRALRWVRVVNFALGVAGPAPSEQHWLYFPDSELPFYRVGFPSNHGDLAPHGCHTVSLEMSLDPDEGDVVSLAEKAQKALAEVGLLDESALQVRRITVLDPAYVVFDHSRREAVAQLRSFFRKYDVTLSGRWAEWKYSAMEDAILDGMSAARRLAAAE
- a CDS encoding prepilin peptidase; translation: MGDFEQPFVMAFAFAFGAVVGSFLNVIIYRLPREISIVRTPPSSCPACSTPIRWYDNIPLISWVLLRGRCRECKAPISFRYPLVELVSGLLAVAAVARWGLSVTGFEVVIFAWVSVTLGLIDLDFQILPDVLTYPSIVFGLVCSLLGGYTWWLDSLAGATVGALLPILVIVIYKLLRGIEGMGWGDVKYLAAIGSVVGLHGVVGVLVVASITGALVGLGMIVVGRGSGKTALPFGTFLALAVILWLYAPAAWLSYSPW